In Zerene cesonia ecotype Mississippi chromosome 18, Zerene_cesonia_1.1, whole genome shotgun sequence, the following are encoded in one genomic region:
- the LOC119833875 gene encoding uncharacterized protein LOC119833875 isoform X1, translating to MGCGSSAHVVAPAPENGHKMTNGQNGHNDRAPHDDGLPTVVLPDTPVKSKPPIAFEIPLEEFNSSHRPTSPPAHLQRLLHQQSAEISLPDIEGKLAEAEQRRQAILQQRAASAQKKSQKIAKNLQDTMILNKIHVSILSLTKYSRYQLNIHGTIRYYRLNNVELSLLSIY from the exons ATGGGCTGCGGTTCATCTGCTCACGTGGTAGCTCCAGCACCAGAGAATGGGCACAAGATGACTAACGGTCAGAATGGACATAATGATAGGGCTCCACATGACGATGGTCTCCCCACCGTGGTGTTACCAGACACACCGGTGAAGTCTAAACCAC CAATTGCATTCGAGATCCCTCTCGAGGAGTTCAACAGCAGCCATCGGCCGACGTCCCCGCCCGCCCACTTGCAGCGGCTACTGCATCAGCAAAGTGCGGAGATCAGCCTGCCGGATATAGAGGGGAAACTAGCTGAGGCTGAACAGAGAAGACAGGCT atattGCAACAACGAGCTGCATCTGCTCAGAAAAAATCACAGAAAATTGCTAAGAATCTTCAAGATACCATGatcttgaataaaatacacgtGAGTATATTAAgtctaacaaaatattcaagatATCAACTGAATATTCATGGAACCATTAGGTATTATAGATTGAACAATGTGGAATTATCGTTATTGTCTATCTATTGA
- the LOC119833875 gene encoding uncharacterized protein LOC119833875 isoform X2, whose protein sequence is MGCGSSAHVVAPAPENGHKMTNGQNGHNDRAPHDDGLPTVVLPDTPVKSKPPIAFEIPLEEFNSSHRPTSPPAHLQRLLHQQSAEISLPDIEGKLAEAEQRRQAILQQRAASAQKKSQKIAKNLQDTMILNKIHDFEEAKHNTLIVPSDPGLEDKNI, encoded by the exons ATGGGCTGCGGTTCATCTGCTCACGTGGTAGCTCCAGCACCAGAGAATGGGCACAAGATGACTAACGGTCAGAATGGACATAATGATAGGGCTCCACATGACGATGGTCTCCCCACCGTGGTGTTACCAGACACACCGGTGAAGTCTAAACCAC CAATTGCATTCGAGATCCCTCTCGAGGAGTTCAACAGCAGCCATCGGCCGACGTCCCCGCCCGCCCACTTGCAGCGGCTACTGCATCAGCAAAGTGCGGAGATCAGCCTGCCGGATATAGAGGGGAAACTAGCTGAGGCTGAACAGAGAAGACAGGCT atattGCAACAACGAGCTGCATCTGCTCAGAAAAAATCACAGAAAATTGCTAAGAATCTTCAAGATACCATGatcttgaataaaatacac GACTTTGAGGAAGCGAAGCACAACACACTCATCGTACCATCAGATCCAGGACTTGAAGACAAAAATATCtga
- the LOC119834130 gene encoding cuticle protein 64-like: protein MNSLLTFALLLAVAATAHSYGYGGHGLSTSIISTPIIAAPAYSTANVYRAAPIPVVRTVYTPVSVPVVRTVPVVRTVPIVSTVPVIRSYSSYGGYGGYGHGLGGYGYGGYGGYGGYGGYGGYGGYGGYGGYGGYGGYGHGLSISSVPVVRTVVTPVSVPVVRTVPIVRNYVSYGGGYGGYGGYGRGLGYGYGGYGRGLGYGHGGYSRGYGYGRYH, encoded by the exons ATGAACTCATTACTCACT ttcGCCCTCCTTTTGGCCGTCGCTGCCACCGCGCACAGCTACGGATATGGAGGACATG GACTATCGACTTCGATCATAAGCACACCCATAATTGCTGCTCCAGCTTACTCCACCGCTAACGTGTACAGGGCCGCCCCTATCCCTGTGGTCCGTACAGTTTACACCCCAGTCTCCGTCCCCGTTGTAAGGACCGTCCCCGTTGTGAGGACCGTACCCATTGTGAGCACTGTGCCAGTGATTCGTAGCTACTCCAGCTACGGCGGCTACGGCGGCTACGGACATGGTCTCGG GGGATATGGCTATGGTGGCTATGGTGGGTATGGAGGCTATGGAGGCTATGGAGGCTATGGAGGCTATGGAGGCTATGGAGGCTATGGGGGCTACGGT GGCTACGGTCACG GGCTGTCAATTTCGAGTGTTCCAGTCGTCCGTACTGTAGTCACTCCTGTCAGCGTCCCAGTTGTGAGAACCGTCCCCATTGTACGCAACTACGTTAGCTATGGTGGCGGCTACGGTGGCTACGGAGGCTACGGACGAGGCCTCGGCTACGGTTACGGTGGCTACGGACGAGGACTCGGCTATGGTCATGGAGGTTACAGCCGAGGCTACGGCTACGGCAGATACCACTAA